From the Platichthys flesus chromosome 6, fPlaFle2.1, whole genome shotgun sequence genome, one window contains:
- the ckap5 gene encoding cytoskeleton-associated protein 5 isoform X1 produces the protein MGDDSEWMKLPTDQKCEHKVWKARLSGYEEAVKLFQKITDEKSPEWGKYLGLLKKFVTDSNAVAQLKGLEAALVFVENAHVATKTTGEVVSGVVTKVFNQPKARAKELGADICMMYIEIEKVEVVQDELLKGLDNKNPKIVVTCMDTLRRALSEYGSKIVTLKPIVKILPKQFESREKAVRDEARLLAVEIYRWIRDAIRPSLQTINSVQLKDLEEEWVKLPSAPAKQTRFLRSQQDLKAKFMNQSAEGGADSDGDDEEDAVVAVDPYELLEAVDILAKIPKDFYDKIEAKKWQERKEALEAVELLAKKPKLENGDYGDLVRALKKVVGKDANVMLVTLAAKCLTGLATGLRKKFGTYAGQVVPTILEKFKEKKPQVVLALQEAIDAIFLTTTLQNLSEDILSVMDNKNPSIKQQASLYLARSFRHCTQATLPKSVLKPFCAALVKQVNDSAPEVRDAAFDALGTAMKVAGEKAVNPFLADLDKLKLDRIKESADKVELPGGKKGGGGGGAGDKKAAAKAPPIAEAPAKSSAPPRKNPSAATSKTASGPPKKSKPASAAGGKAKKTADNKEVIETELSIEACEDLAGGVLPGSCLQQLDSANWKERLASMEEFQRAVETMDKGQMPCQALVRMLAKKPGWKETNFQVMQMKLRIVTLIAQKGQFSKTSAFVVLDGLVDKVSDVKCGGIAKEGLTAIGEACSLPWTAEQVVSIAFGQKNPKNQAETLNWLANAMKEFGFAGINVKGFINNVKTALGATNPAIRTAAITLLGVMHLYMGAPLRMFFEDEKPALLAQIDAEFEKMKGQSPPAPTRFNKRAAAEEAGDDGEEQDEEGGAAAGGQDIMDLLPRTDISDKITSDLVSKIGDKNWKIRKEGLDEAAAILSEAKFVTTNIGELPLTLKERLGDSNKILVQQTLTILQQLAIAMGPGLKQHVKALGIPIITVLGDSKSNVRAAAMTTLQAWVEQTGMKDWLEGEDLSEELKRENPFLRQEVLGWLAEKLPTLRTVPGDLMLCVPHLYACLEDRNGDVRKRAQDALPTFMMHLGFEKMIKAAGKLKTSSKDQVVAMLEKARAVMPAKPAAPAKAGGGKDSAEPSRAASASRSQPSSDDCVDSKPEVKKIRGGAPAKKPSSSPEEPAPPPPSKDKDSNASKKPPGKGKAAAGSQQGAAGKKPPAKGAKDEEDKSGPIFVLIPNAKEQRIKEEKQLKILKWNFNTPRDEYLEQLKTQMSTCFAKWLQDELYHFDFQRHVKAIGVMIERLETESDATISCLDLILKWFTLRFFDTNTTVLMKVLEYLKLLFVMLKEEDYHLTEYEANSFIPYLILKVGESKDVVRKDVRIILTMLCKVYPASKIFPLLMDGTKSKNSKQRAECLEELGCLIEGYGMNVCQPVPAKSMKEIAVHIGDRDTSVRNAALNTVVAVYNACGEQVYKLIGNLSEKDMSMLEERIKRSAKKAAAAPAKPSVVERTQKEHPTNPNATFLRRPAQEDPNKLNQARQNSQHSESSHPSIPREFQLDLDMIERDQSRVCEMPDLVQHNMEELLEPIMIPEPKIHSVSPHYDELHNSTASTINFVISQVASGDINTSIQALAQIDEVLRQEDKAEVMSGHIDQFLIATFMQLRLINSTHMADERLDKRDIIKLYSCIIGNMLSLFSMDFLAREASMGVLKDLMHGVITLMLDSRVEDMEDGQQLIRSTNLLVIRVLEKSHQTNMISALLVLLQDSLVTTAGPPKFSELVMKCLWRMTRQLPETIDRINLDRILLDVHNFMKVFPKEKLKQLKNDVPHRTLKTLLHTLCKLTGPKILDHLSMIENRNESELEAHLRLVVKHPGNLSGPKSDRGNEKGGLRTDDRMSKAKVSDILSEIFKKIGSKENTKEGLTELYEYKQKYSDADLEPFLKNTSQFFQSYVERGLRMIESEREGKSQVHSSAVIPQHGVDSSLTSNNEELKPAVYYERLKILRQRQGLENTSRQGGGVEDEPQQRPPISSLLSSKPSVASSTDMLHSKLSQLKESREMYQQEHNAHSNSPSHTHTRSASPAANLDDLKKRLERIKSNRQ, from the exons ATGGGGGACGACAGCGAGTGGATGAAGCTTCCCACCGACCAGAAATGTGAACACAAG GTGTGGAAAGCCCGTCTGAGCGGTTATGAAGAAGCTGTGAAGTTGTTTCAGAAGATAACGGATGAGAAGAGTCCAGAGTGGGGGAAGTACCTCGGACTCTTGAAGAAGTTTGTCACAGACTCCAACGCTGTGGCTCAGCTCAAAGGCCTTGAGGCGGCTCTGGTCTTCGTCGAGAACGCTCATGTAGCTACCAA GACGACCGGTGAGGTGGTGTCGGGTGTGGTGACCAAAGTGTTCAACCAGCCAAAGGCCCGGGCCAAGGAGCTGGGCGCCGACATCTGTATGATGTACATCGAGATCGAGAAGGTCGAGGTGGTTCAGGACGAGCTGCTGAAGGGACTGGACAACAAGAACCCCAAGATCGTGGTGACCTGCATGGATACTCTCAGGAGGGCTCTCAG TGAGTATGGATCCAAGATTGTGACTCTGAAACCAATAGTGAAGATTTTGCCGAAGCAGTTTGAATCCAGAGAGAAGGCGGTGAGAGACGAAGCTAGGCTGCTCGCTGTGGAGATCTACAGATGGATCAGAGATGCTATTAGACCTTCACTGCAGACCATCAACTCTGTACAG ctgaaggacctggaggaggagtgggtgaagCTCCCTTCTGCTCCTGCCAAGCAAACGAGGTTCTTGCGCTCGCAGCAGGACCTGAAGGCAAAGTTCATGAACCAAAGtgctgaaggaggagcagatTCTGATG gagatgatgaagaagacgCTGTGGTCGCAGTGGATCCGTATGAGCTGCTGGAAGCTGTGGATATTCTGGCCAAGATTCCTAAAGACTTCTACGACAaaatt GAAGCTAAAAAGTGGCAGGAAAGGAAGGAAGCTCTGGAGGCTGTGGAGCTTCTGGCCAAGAAGCCCAAACTGGAGAATGGAGACTATGGAGACCTCGTCCGAGCACTGAAGAAG GTTGTGGGAAAAGATGCCAACGTGATGCTGGTGACGCTGGCAGCAAAATGTCTGACCGGACTCGCCACTGGTCTCAGGAAGAAATTTGGAACGTATGCCGGACAA gTGGTTCCAACTATTCTGGAGAAGTTCAAGGAGAAGAAGCCTCAAGTCGTCCTGGCCCTGCAAGAGGCTATTGATGCCATCTTCCTCACT ACCACTCTACAGAACCTTTCTGAGGACATCCTCTCTGTGATGGACAATAAGAATCCCTCCATCAAGCAGCAGGCCTCCCTGTATCTAGCCCGCTCCTTCAGACACTGCACACAGGCCACTCTGCCCAAGAGCGTCCTCAAACCCTTCTGTGCTGCTCTCGTCAAG CAAGTGAACGACTCGGCTCCAGAGGTGCGTGACGCTGCGTTTGACGCTCTGGGGACGGCCATGAAGGTGGCTGGAGAGAAGGCTGTGAACCCGTTCTTGGCCGACTTGGATAAACTCAAACTGGACAGG ATAAAGGAGAGTGCTGATAAGGTGGAGCTCCCTGGAGgtaaaaaaggaggaggaggaggcggagccgGGGACAAGAAAGCTGCTGCTAAAGCCCCCCCCATTGCTGAAGCTCCTGCAAAATCCTCTGCCCCACCCAGGAAGAACCCATCCGCTGCTACCAGCAAG acGGCATCAGGTCCGCCTAAGAAAAGCAAACCCGCCTCTGCAGCCGGAGGAAAAGCCAAGAAGACGGCTGACAACAAAGAAGTGATCGAGACCGAACTGTCG atCGAGGCGTGCGAGGACCTGGCAGGAGGCGTACTTCCTGGttcctgtctgcagcagctggactcGGCCAACTGGAAGGAGAGACTGGCGAGTATGGAGGAATTCCAACGG GCCGTTGAGACCATGGATAAAGGGCAGATGCCCTGTCAGGCTTTAGTCAGGATGTTGGCCAAGAAACCAGGTTGGAAGGAGACAAACTTTCAG GTGATGCAGATGAAGCTGCGCATTGTGACTCTTATTGCTCAGAAAGGACAGTTTTCAAAGACGTCGGCCTTCGTGGTTTTAGACGGCTTGGTAGATAAAGTCTCAGACGTCAAATGTGGTGGAATCGCCAAAGAGGGCCTGACTGCGATCGGGGAGGCGTGCTCGCTGCCCTGGACTGCAGAACAG gtTGTCTCAATTGCATTTGGACAGAAGAACCCAAAGAACCAGGCGGAGACTCTCAACTGGCTGGCCAACGCCATGAAGGAGTTTGGCTTTGCTGG GATCAATGTGAAAGGTTTCATCAACAACGTGAAGACTGCTCTGGGAGCGACCAACCCCGCCATCCGGACAGCAGCCATCACCTTGCTGGGAGTCATGCACCTCTACATGGGAGCTCCTCTGCGAATGTTCTTTGAAGACGAGAAGCCGGCTCTCCTCGCACAGATCGACGCAGAGTTTGAAAAG ATGAAGGGCcagtctcctccagctccaacCAGATTCAACAAGAGGGCGGCAGCGGAGGAGGCGGGTGACGACGGAGAGGagcaggatgaggagggaggagcagcagcaggaggacaggACATCATGGACCTGCTGCCCAGAACAGATATCAG tgacAAGATCACGTCCGACCTGGTGTCTAAAATCGGCGATAAGAACTGGAAGATCAGGAAGGAGGGGCTGGACGAGGCAGCGGCCATCCTATCAGAGGCCAAGTTCGTCACAACAAACATCGGGGAGCTGCCGCTGACCCTGAAGGAACGACTCGGAGATTCCAACAAGATCCTG GTCCAACAGACTCTGAccatcctgcagcagctggctATAGCCATGGGACCTGGACTGAAGCAGCATGTCAAAGCACTGGGAATCCCTATCATCACTGTACTGGGAGACAGCAAG tCTAATGTGAGGGCAGCAGCCATGACTACCCTGCAGGCCTGGGTGGAGCAGACGGGGATGAAGGACTGGCTGGAGGGAGAAGACCtgtcagaggagctgaagagagaaaatcccTTTTTGCGACAGGAG GTGCTCGGCTGGTTAGCGGAGAAGCTGCCCACCCTGAGGACGGTGCCTGGGGATCTGATGCTGTGTGTCCCTCATCTCTACGCCTGCCTGGAGGACAGAAACGGAGACGTGAGGAAGAGGGCTCAGGACGCGCTGCCCACCTTCATGATGCACCTGGGCTTTGAGAAAATGATCAAGGCTGCTGGAAAACTCAAA ACTTCCTCTAAGGATCAGGTGGTAGCCATGTTGGAAAAGGCCAGGGCAGTGATGCCGGCCAAACCCGCCGCTCCCGCCAaggcaggaggagggaaagaCTCTGCAGAGCCAAGCAGAGCTGCTTCAG CCTCCAGGTCTCAGCCATCGAGCGACGACTGTGTTGACAGTAAACCTGAAGTCAAGAAGATCCGGGGAGGAGCCCCTGCCAAGAAG CCTTCCTCCTCCCCCGAGGAACCcgcccctccccctccctccaagGACAAGGACAGTAATGCTAGTAAAAAGCCCCCCGGCAAAGGGAAGGCTGCTGCTGGCAGTCAACAG GGCGCCGCTGGGAAGAAGCCTCCTGCCAAAGGTGCGAAGGATGAAGAAGATAAGTCCGGGCCGATCTTCGTCCTCATCCCCAACGCTAAGGAACAGAGGATCAAAGaagagaagcagctgaag ATTTTGAAGTGGAACTTCAACACCCCTCGGGATGAATATCTGGAGCAGCTGAAGACTCAGATGTCCACCTGCTTTGCGAAGTGGCTGCAGGATGAGCTTTACCACTTTGACTTCCAGAGACACGTCAAGGCCATAGGAGTCATGATCGAG aGGCTGGAGACTGAGAGCGACGCCACCATCAGCTGTCTGGACCTGATCCTGAAGTGGTTCACGCTGCGCTTCTTTGACACCAACACCACGGTGCTGATGAAGGTGCTGGAGTATCTGAAGCTGTTGTTTGTCATGTTGAAAGAAGAGGACTACCACCTGACTGAGTACGAGGCCAACTCCTTCATCCCCTACCTGATACTCAAG GTTGGAGAGTCAAAGGACGTGGTTCGCAAAGACGTGCGGATTATACTGACCATGCTGTGTAAAGTCTACCCAGCATCCAAGATCTTCCCTCTCCTCATGGATGGGACTAAGTCCAAGAACTCCAAACAGAGAGCTG AatgcctggaggagctgggctGTTTGATCGAGGGCTACGGGATGAATGTATGCCAACCGGTTCCAGCCAAGTCTATGAAGGAGATCGCTGTTCACATCGGTGACAGAGACACGTCTGTCCGCAACGCCGCCCTGAACACTGTGGTGGCCGTCTACAACGCCTGCGGGGAGCAGGTTTACAAACTGATTGGAAAT TTGTCGGAGAAAGACATGAGCATGCTGGAGGAGAGAATCAAGCGTTCAGCCAAGAAGGCCGCCGCAGCTCCTGCCAAGCCGAGTGTGGTGGAGAGAACTCAGAAGGAGCACCCGACGAACCCCAACGCCACCTTCCTCCGCAGGCCGGCACAGGAAGACCCCAACAAGCTCAA CCAAGCCCGTCAGAACAGCCAGCACAGCGAGTcctcccacccctccatccCCAGGGAGTTCCAGTTGGACCTGGACATGATCGAGAGGGACCAGAGCCGAGTGTGTGAGATGCCGGACCTCGTCCAGCACAATATGGAAGAGCTGCTGGAGCCGATCATGATCCCCGAGCCCAA GATCCATTCTGTCTCTCCACACTATGATGAACTCCACAACAGCACGGCCTCCACCATCAACTTTGTCATCTCTCAGGTGGCCAGTGGAGACATTAACACCAGTATACAGGCTCTGGCACAG ATTGACGAGGTGCTGCGACAGGAGGACAAAGCCGAGGTCATGTCGGGACACATCGACCAGTTCCTCATCGCTACCTTCATGCAGCTGAGGCTCATCAACAGCACGCACATGGCCGACGAGCGGCTGGACAAGAGGGACATCATCAAACTGTACAGCTGCATCATAGGAAACATGCTGTCT TTGTTCTCGATGGACTTCCTGGCCAGAGAGGCGTCGATGGGCGTGTTGAAGGACCTGATGCACGGGGTGATCACGCTGATGCTGGACAGCAGggtggaggacatggaggacggACAGCAGCTCATCAGATCCACCAACCTGCTGGTGATCAGAGTGCTGGAGAAGTCTCACCAGACCAATATGATCAG CGCTCTGCTGGTTTTGCTTCAGGACAGTCTGGTCACGACAGCCGGTCCTCCCAAGTTCTCTGAACTGGTCATGAAG tgtctGTGGAGGATGACTCGCCAACTGCCAGAGACCATCGACCGCATCAACCTGGACCGGATCTTACTGGATGTCCACAACTTCATGAAGGTGTTTCCCAAGGAGAAGCTCAAGCAGCTGAAGAACGACGTCCCACACAGAACCCTGAAGACGCTGCTCCACACACTCTGCAAGCTCACTGGGCCCAAG ATCCTGGACCACCTATCGATGATAGAGAATCGTAATGAGTCGGAGCTGGAGGCCCATCTGAGGCTGGTGGTCAAACATCCTGGAAACCTGTCGGGACCAAAGAGCGACCGAGGGAACGAGAAGGGCGGTCTGCGCACG GACGATCGAATGTCGAAGGCGAAGGTCAGTGACATTCTGTCTGAGATCTTCAAGAAGATCGGCTCCAAGGAAAATACTAAAGAG GGTTTGACCGAGTTGTACGAGTACAAACAGAAATACTCGGACGCCGACCTGGAGCCCTTCCTGAAAAACACGTCCCAGTTCTTCCAGAGCTACGTG